One window from the genome of Euwallacea similis isolate ESF13 chromosome 36, ESF131.1, whole genome shotgun sequence encodes:
- the LOC136418612 gene encoding uncharacterized protein, with translation MKLIVFLAFLALARASPLRMWGNQGDHQLTGSWGLWERHGDTIPQIARQVTDHSIYDQIEHTNSAIKNLEWKMQRHPQSWIERTPYRNLIEKEPFFWPETGVYTDTAYGAMHYVQKDLEHPQGKLNIGEHLVDSQENIADRLHDTIKTGIEAQMTAGLAHQQGVNHGVFVPLVEGLHSDVFHLKVQKLIDESNKEDIVNQISHHHHWAQQLQVQQEFVTQQKHQIEAEQLLAHTNGVHEQVSHLEQVHHQLQAKEYSLMKEQLAHHVVMLQLQRALIHKEEQVLQDTVAEHIKEKFMVQDSYPSWQHSWAY, from the exons ATGAAGCTCATAGTATTTTTGGCTTTCTTGGCTCTTGCCAGAGCTTCGCCTCTCAGGATGTGGGGAAACCAAGGTGACCATCAGCTTACCGGTTCTTGGGGATTATGGGAACGCCATGGTGATACCATTCCCCAGATTGCTCGCCAAGTAACCGATCACTCTATTTATGACCAGATTGAGCACACGAATAGCGCCATCAAGAATTTGGAATGGAAAATGCAGCGGCATCCTCAAAGTTGGATTG AACGCACTCCATATCGGAACTTGATTGAAAAGGAGCCATTTTTCTGGCCTGAAACTGGCGTCTACACCGATACAGCATATGGAGCCATGCATTATGTACAAAAGGATTTGGAACACCCACAGGGTAAATTAAACATTGGAGAACACTTGGTAGATTCTCAGGAGAACATTGCCGACCGCTTGCACGACACCATTAAAACTGGAATTGAGGCCCAAATGACCGCTGGTCTAGCCCACCAGCAAGGAGTTAACCATGGAGTCTTTGTCCCTCTCGTTGAAGGTCTCCACTCTGATGTATTCCACTTGAAAGTGCAGAAACTCATTGACGAGAGTAACAAAGAGGATATTGTAAA TCAAATTAGCCATCATCATCATTGGGCCCAACAACTGCAAGTACAACAAGAATTCGTTACTCAACAAAAACACCAGATTGAGGCTGAACAATTGCTGGCTCACACTAACGGGGTTCATGAACAGGTTTCCCATTTAGAGCAGGTCCACCACCAGCTTCAAGCTAAAGAATACAGTCTCATGAAAGAACAGCTGGCCCACCATGTAGTCATGTTGCAGCTGCAACGAGCTCTGATTCATAAGGAGGAGCAAGTTTTGCAAGATACTGTTGCTGAACATATCAAGGAGAAGTTTATGGTGCAGGACAGCTATCCCTCATGGCAACACTCCTGGGCTTATTAG
- the LOC136418666 gene encoding uncharacterized protein, with product MKWLSKKLFNYFKTDMLRFMVFGLFLTLCSTRIKSQNLTESASSIVPQTSAPNFDSPSVFQVTQPVDHSEGPMWDGRKNILYFVDIHSGRVLSYNYNTKKVNYITLKGAVTPVIPAKKSENILIVGVERSLVAIEWDGEKELGSQRTLTTVSHQFPQSRFNDGKADKQGRVWIGTMGFENPQTRALDPNQGMLYKMTKDTLISPKVEVAPVNISNGLCWNQANDKMYYIDTPTRKVIEYEFDDERGDISNPRVAIDISKFPYITGNPDGMTIDQDDNLWIALYFGGSVIKANPRNGQLLQVVPIPARDVTSVMWGGPNMDILFVTTSRYHLSESERRTYPAAGSVFAVTNLKQKGLQPYYADLVNSVRRSNLIAEIILNTNELFAPPNPSANEVVSYPPLNAQKKRTASESAQNVQLLALEVTDSQEKPSDKASLFPQAHAIKVDYLNRYIDINIRTSVHEQRIDFHVWSGAIKTSAHAQCVDFHLYVTSLYFYVERLTLKNERVMDVVTMKSPLLDQYHFLGGYGRYVYFFFDYTPYHTQLYDEEQSLVCWYFDLLLGSWSGRTLYEEYVFFIHDLSPHTRNNACNYALYSTYIITKSQVDIISQNRHKYARYSVFIRQLLILLAITSTAKIFTDSRHFSNFSRIMSNTLKQQPAVTQLTAPANIGESPVWDKRVGKLFFVDIHHGRVMAYDYEKQTTDVAAEFPGKNIAPIIITKTSPNVMIAGLNRDLVKIELYNKTAEPQVLHTVQNDKPKNRFNDGKADSKGRVWIGTIGDEPPNGQLELHTAALFKFTKENVTKPAILIQEVSISNGLIWSIDGTEFYYIDSLSEEIVKYDYYAETGNISNRTVIFSTKNKQMGFPDGMTIDEDGNLWIALYGGGSVIQINPANGSLLRRIPIPAAHTTSVAWGGPNLDVLFVTTSKRSLTPKEKEGQPGAGSLYAVTNLGTKGIPEFEADI from the exons ATGAAGTGGTTgtctaaaaaattgtttaattatttcaaaaccgACATGTTACGGTTCATGGTATTCGGGCTTTTTCTCACTTTGTGCTCGACCAG GATTAAATCACAAAATTTGACTGAAAGTGCCAGTAGCATCGTTCCTCAAACATCGGCACCCAATTTTGATTCCCCTTCAGTATTTCAAGTCACACAACCAGTAGATCATTCAGAAGGGCCTATGTGGGATG gaaGGAAAAATATCTTATACTTCGTAGACATACACTCGGGGAGAGTGCTAAGCTACAactataatacaaaaaaagttaattatatCACACTGAAGGGGGCTGTAACTCCGGTCATTCCTGCAAAAAAGAgtgaaaatattcttattgTAGGAGTTGAAAGGTCGTTAGTGGCAATAGAATGGGATGGTGAAAAGGAACTGGGCAGTCAAAGG ACTTTGACAACAGTGTCCCATCAATTCCCCCAAAGCAGATTTAATGATGGAAAAGCTGATAAACAAGGACGGGTCTGGATTG GTACTATGGGTTTCGAGAATCCCCAAACCAGAGCGTTGGATCCCAACCAAGGCATGCTGTACAAAATGACCAAAGATACTCTAATTAGTCCAAAAGTCGAAGTTGCGCCAGTCAACATTAGCAATGGATTGTGCTGGAATCAAGCCAACGACAAAATGTATTATATCGACACGCCCACTCGTAAG GTGATTGAATACGAATTTGACGATGAAAGAGGGGATATTTCCAATCCGAGAGTTGCAATCGatatttcgaaatttcctTACATTACGGGTAATCCTGACGGAATGACCATTGATCAAGATGATAATCTATGGATTGCCCTATACTTCGGTGGATCTGTAATTAAAGCTAATCCAAGAAATGGGCAGCTTCTGCAG gttGTTCCCATTCCCGCAAGAGACGTTACGTCGGTAATGTGGGGTGGACCCAATATGGACATTCTCTTTGTTACCACGTCAAGGTACCACTTATCCGAGAGTGAGAGAAGAACCTATCCAGCTGCAGGCAGCGTATTTGCTGTTAccaatttgaaacaaaagggTTTACAGCCGTATTATGCTGATTTGGTTAACAGTGTCAGAAGATCG AACCTGATAGCAGAAATAATACTAAATACAAATGAGTTATTTGCTCCTCCAAACCCATCTGCGAATGAAGTAGTTAGTTATCCACCACTTAATGCTCAAAAGAAAAGAACTGCATCGGAATCAGCACAAAACGTACAACTTC TTGCTCTTGAAGTAACTGATAGTCAAGAGAAACCATCAGACAAAGCGTCTCTTTTTCC TCAG GCACATGCCATCAAAGTAGATTATTTAAATAGGTACATAGACATTAACATAAGAACATCCGTACATGAGCAGCGCATTGACTTTCACGT CTGGTCGGGTGCCATCAAA ACATCCGCGCATGCGCAGTGCGTTGACTTCCACTTGTACGTCACAAGTTTATACTTTTATGTTGAAAGATTGACGTTGAAAAATGAAAGG GTAATGGATGTAGTAACAATGAAAAGTCCTTTACTTGACCAGTACCATTTCTTGGGTGGCTATGGTAGGTACGTTTACTTCTTTTTTGACTATACGCCTTACCATACT CAACTATATGATGAAGAACAATCTCTCGTGTGTTGGTATTTTGACCTTCTGCTGGGTTCATGG tcgGGCAGAACTTTATATGAAGAATAcgtttttttc ATACACGATCTTTCACCTCATACTAGAAATAATGCTTGTAATTACGCCTTGTACAGCACATACATAATTACGAAATCTCAAGTGGACATAATCTCTCAAAACCGACATAAGTACGCAAGATATTCGGTATTTATTAGGCAGCTAT TAATTTTATTGGCCATAACAAGCACAGCAAAAATTTTCACTGATTCACGGCATTTCtctaatttttcaagaataatGTCGAATACCCTTAAGCAGCAACCAGCAGTAACTCAACTTACTGCACCAGCGAATATTGGAGAATCGCCAGTGTGGGACAAGAGAGTGGGCAAGCTGTTCTTCGTGGACATCCATCATGGAAGAGTAATGGCTTATGATTATGAGAAGCAGACCACAGACGTAGCAGCAGAATTTCCAG GAAAAAACATAGCTCCGATTATTATAACTAAGACCAGTCCGAACGTAATGATTGCGGGCCTAAATAGGGATTTGGTTAAAATTGAGCTCTATAATAAAACTGCAGAACCGCAGGTGCTTCATACGGTGCAGAATGATAAACCTAAAAACCGATTCAACGATGGAAAAGCTGACAGCAAAGGAAGAGTTTGGATTG gGACAATAGGTGACGAACCTCCAAATGGGCAGTTGGAACTACATACAGCTgccctttttaaatttaccaaGGAAAATGTAACCAAGCCAGCAATCCTGATTCAAGAAGTCAGCATCAGCAATGGCTTAATTTGGAGCATTGATGGCACTGAATTCTACTATATTGATTCACTCAGCGAAGAAATAGTCAAATATGATTATTATGCTGAAACGGGGAATATTAGTAATAGGACAGTCATCTTTAGCACCAAGAACAAACAAATGGGTTTTCCAGATG GGATGACAATAGACGAAGACGGAAACCTTTGGATAGCCCTATATGGAGGAGGATCCGTGATTCAAATTAATCCTGCCAATGGCTCCCTGCTAAGGCGAATTCCCATACCTGCAGCTCATACTACTTCGGTCGCGTGGGGAGGGCCAAATCTGGACGTACTCTTTGTTACCACTTCAAAAAGATCTTTAACGCCGAAAGAGAAGGAGGGTCAGCCGGGAGCTGGAAGCCTATACGCAGTTACTAATTTAGGCACCAAGGGAATACCCGAGTTTGAAGCTGATATTTGA
- the LOC136418668 gene encoding putative uncharacterized protein DDB_G0271606: MKSIVFLALLALTNANPLGLNTVGTLNGLKKVSQFITLGQRNGIWQSPAQQASQQIGQEIQQAQIAVQQQGSQYGVGQEDIESVVAQQVAQGVMEQALLARQGQTIEGIQQLQQQLLGKSSCMPTILGQGVQQEPTLEAIQSLKDQLQYQQRVAPKVVANSQLAKTLEAVIEAQLTSESVGIQQGLNSRDIQTQVQQLIDITNIREIQVEITRQQVNIDQLRVQQQLINQQLIQIQNQRAVMSQVPQLQNVLEGLEQQEQQLINQIFARQLVIQQLQQALWEQQQQLQQDTVQQVQQGNVRVNNQWTVGNWPNYGTQYGIGKPRVGPWVQYGKVRFVTGGSLVQLPWSWRQGDLSV; this comes from the exons ATGAAGTCCATTGTATTCTTGGCCCTTTTGGCTCTGACCAACGCTAACCCATTGGGCCTAAACACCGTTG GAACCCTTAATGGATTGAAAAAAGTATCGCAATTCATCACTCTAGGCCAACGTAACGGAATCTGGCAATCTCCGGCCCAACAAGCCTCCCAACAAATCGGCCAAGAGATACAACAAGCTCAAATTGCCGTCCAGCAACAAGGTTCTCAGTATGGGGTAGGCCAGGAAGACATTGAATCTGTTGTTGCTCAACAAGTCGCCCAAGGAGTGATGGAACAGGCGCTTCTGGCTAGGCAAGGACAAACCATCGAGGGAATCCAACAGCTTCAGCAACAGCTGCTTGGAAAAAGCAGTTGCATGCCAACCATCTTGGGACAAGGCGTTCAACAA gAACCCACCTTGGAAGCAATTCAAAGCCTTAAGGACCAATTGCAATATCAACAACGTGTGGCTCCTAAGGTCGTCGCAAACTCTCAGTTGGCCAAAACTCTTGAGGCTGTAATTGAAGCTCAGTTGACCAGTGAGAGTGTGGGGATTCAACAAGGACTTAACTCGAGAGATATCCAGACTCAAGTCCAACAGCTGATCGACATCACCAACATCAGAGAGATTCAAGT AGAGATTACCAGGCAACAAGTTAATATTGACCAACTCAGAGTACAGCAGCAATTGATAAACCAACAACTCATCCAAATCCAGAACCAAAGAGCAGTCATGTCTCAAGTGCCACAACTGCAGAACGTCCTCGAAGGTCTTGAACAACAGGAACAGCAATTGATCAATCAAATCTTTGCTCGTCAACTCGTGATACAGCAGCTGCAACAAGCTTTGTGGGAACAACAGCAACAATTGCAACAAGACACTGTTCAGCAAGTTCAACAAGGGAATGTTCGTGTAAATAACCAATGGACCGTTGGAAATTGGCCCAACTATGGTACTCAGTATGGAATTGGCAAACCACGGGTTGGACCATGGGTTCAATATGGGAAGGTCAGATTCGTGACTGGAGGTTCTTTGGTGCAGCTTCCTTGGAGCTGGCGCCAAGGCGATCTGTCTGTTTAA